A genome region from Halococcus hamelinensis 100A6 includes the following:
- a CDS encoding universal stress protein, whose amino-acid sequence MYETILVPTDGSNEARKAAAHGIELAAALGATVHTLYVMDLPGVPRALSVRDDEETVREEYREFGERVTSEVCTMANRADVKCVTALRTGTVHEEIVEYADEMGLDAIVMGTGYQGRFGALLGTVVEKVVRISTVPVISTKMNEAESRPFGA is encoded by the coding sequence ATGTACGAGACGATCCTGGTTCCGACCGACGGCAGCAACGAAGCCCGGAAGGCCGCCGCACACGGCATCGAACTCGCGGCCGCGCTCGGCGCGACGGTCCACACGCTCTACGTGATGGACCTCCCGGGCGTCCCGCGTGCGCTCTCGGTCCGGGACGACGAGGAGACGGTCCGCGAGGAGTACCGGGAGTTCGGCGAACGGGTCACGAGCGAGGTCTGTACCATGGCGAACAGGGCGGACGTCAAGTGTGTCACCGCGCTCAGAACCGGGACGGTCCACGAGGAGATAGTCGAGTACGCCGACGAGATGGGCCTCGACGCCATCGTGATGGGAACCGGCTATCAGGGTCGTTTCGGCGCACTGCTCGGCACCGTCGTCGAGAAGGTCGTCCGGATCTCGACCGTCCCGGTGATCTCCACGAAGATGAACGAAGCAGAATCGCGCCCCTTCGGGGCATAG
- a CDS encoding BCCT family transporter: protein MADADGDTTAGEMSDGLQVELFHPDSDREPGDTNYQGYGFDVHPIVFPVALVVIVAFVAATLLLGNEASSIYSAVFNGINEYFGWFYILVVNVFIVTVVYFAVGKYGKIRIGGVGAEREFSTFSWMAMLFSAGMGIGLMFFSVAEPVTYFGSVPPFFAGNGVEAGSAAAAGPALAQAFFHWGLHPWAIYALVGLGLAFFSFNRGLPLTFRSIFWPLLGERIYGWXLAFFSFNRGLPLTFRSIFWPLLGERIYGWPGHVIDLVSVFATLFGLSTSLGLGVTQVSRGFNVIAGDLFGASFPTGTFGQVVLIVGITLIATASVAAGLEGGVKRLSNINLYLMLGFLSFVIVVGPTLYIFNGFTDAFGTYLVSLPGLSFFTGAFAGQPARDFLGGWTIFYWGWWISWSPFVGMFIARISKGRTVREFVMGVLFLPSIFSFVWMSTFGGSAINAQIGGAGILATLNTQGQSIAMFSMLSEYPLGAISTIVATLLVITFFVTSSDSGSLVIDHLTSGGKHDVPRTQRVFWALSEGGVAAVLLWGGGLAALQTAAVSTGLPFAFILLLMCYTVYLGLDNEYEILESEEFKEQISRIDSMDDVEVTASSGDVVTGISDGGENTSDAR, encoded by the coding sequence ATGGCTGACGCCGACGGTGACACCACGGCGGGCGAGATGTCGGACGGACTCCAAGTAGAGCTGTTCCACCCCGACTCCGACCGCGAGCCGGGGGACACGAACTATCAGGGATACGGCTTCGATGTCCATCCGATCGTCTTCCCCGTCGCGCTGGTCGTCATCGTGGCGTTCGTGGCGGCGACCCTCCTGCTCGGTAACGAGGCTTCGTCGATCTACAGCGCCGTCTTCAACGGTATCAACGAGTACTTCGGCTGGTTTTACATTCTCGTGGTGAACGTCTTCATCGTTACCGTCGTCTACTTCGCGGTGGGCAAGTACGGCAAGATCCGGATCGGGGGCGTCGGGGCGGAACGGGAGTTCAGCACGTTCTCGTGGATGGCGATGTTGTTCAGCGCCGGTATGGGTATCGGATTGATGTTCTTCAGCGTGGCCGAACCGGTCACCTACTTCGGGAGCGTTCCGCCCTTCTTCGCCGGCAACGGCGTCGAAGCAGGCTCGGCCGCTGCGGCGGGTCCCGCCCTCGCACAGGCGTTCTTCCACTGGGGGCTTCACCCGTGGGCGATCTACGCGCTCGTCGGGCTCGGCCTCGCTTTCTTCTCGTTCAATCGCGGGCTGCCGCTCACGTTCCGGTCGATCTTCTGGCCGCTGCTCGGCGAGCGGATCTACGGCTGGNGCCTCGCTTTCTTCTCGTTCAATCGCGGGCTGCCGCTCACGTTCCGGTCGATCTTCTGGCCGCTGCTCGGCGAGCGGATCTACGGCTGGCCGGGCCATGTCATCGACCTCGTGTCGGTGTTCGCCACCCTCTTCGGGCTGTCGACCTCGCTCGGTCTCGGGGTCACCCAGGTGAGCAGGGGCTTCAACGTCATCGCGGGTGATTTGTTCGGTGCGAGCTTCCCGACCGGAACGTTCGGACAGGTGGTCCTCATCGTGGGTATCACCCTCATCGCGACCGCGTCGGTGGCGGCGGGGCTCGAAGGCGGCGTCAAGCGCCTGAGCAACATCAACCTCTACCTCATGTTGGGGTTTCTCTCGTTCGTGATCGTCGTCGGCCCGACGCTCTACATCTTCAACGGGTTCACCGACGCGTTCGGCACGTATCTCGTGAGTCTCCCCGGCCTCAGTTTCTTCACCGGGGCGTTCGCGGGGCAACCCGCACGGGACTTCCTCGGCGGGTGGACCATCTTCTACTGGGGCTGGTGGATCTCGTGGTCACCGTTCGTGGGAATGTTCATCGCGCGGATCTCGAAGGGACGGACGGTTCGCGAGTTCGTCATGGGGGTACTGTTCTTGCCGTCGATCTTCTCGTTCGTCTGGATGTCGACGTTCGGCGGAAGCGCGATAAACGCCCAGATCGGCGGCGCTGGGATCCTCGCGACGCTCAACACGCAGGGACAGTCGATCGCGATGTTCTCGATGCTTTCGGAGTACCCGTTGGGGGCGATCTCGACCATCGTCGCCACGCTCCTCGTGATAACCTTCTTCGTCACGTCCTCCGACTCGGGATCGCTGGTGATCGACCACCTGACCTCCGGCGGGAAACACGACGTGCCGCGGACCCAGCGCGTCTTCTGGGCGCTCAGCGAGGGCGGCGTCGCCGCGGTGTTGCTCTGGGGTGGTGGCCTCGCGGCGTTGCAGACCGCCGCCGTTTCGACCGGCCTCCCCTTCGCGTTCATCCTCCTGTTGATGTGCTATACCGTCTATCTCGGTCTCGACAACGAGTACGAGATCCTCGAATCCGAGGAATTCAAAGAGCAGATCAGCCGGATCGACAGCATGGACGACGTCGAGGTGACCGCTTCCAGTGGGGACGTCGTTACCGGTATCTCCGATGGTGGTGAGAACACGTCCGACGCCCGATAG